CTGGAAACGAGTCTTTGTTACAGGCGACCGCTAATCGCGGATGCGGTATAAAGGGTGCCGGGAATCCTATAATTGTGTGTAATGAGTCTCACCGCTTTATAGTGGCTGAGCAGCTTAGAGAGATTAATCTCCATCCAGATACAATATTTCTTGAACCGGAAGGAAGAAATTCCGCTCCGGCAATAGCTGTTTCGGCTTTTCGTGTGTATGCAGAAAACCCTGATGGACTTTTGCTGGTAATGCCGTCTGATCATGTTTTTAAAGATTCGGCAGCGTTCTATGCCGCAGTTGAAGATGGCGTAGCGAGCGCTGAAAATGGTGATTTTGTTCTTTTCGGTATTGTTCCGACCTCACCTGAAACTGGTTATGGATATGTTCGGCATGGTGATGCTTCTGATGCAAATAATGTTTTATCAGTCAAAGAATTTGTTGAAAAACCGGATTATAAAACAGCTCAAACTTATCTTGATTCTGGAGAATATTTTTGGAATAGCGGTGTATTTCTTTTTAAGGCTCAAGTCTTCCTTGATAAACTTAAGGAGCTTGAGCCAGAGCTTTACGAGGCATGTAGTCTTGCAGTTGAAAAAGCCCATGTTGACCTTGATTTTGTAAGACTCCACGAAGCAAGTTTTATTTCATGTCCTGCTAAATCTGTTGATTATGCTGTAATGGAAAGAGTTACAAACAGAGTTGTAGTTTCGCTTGATAGCGGCTGGTCAGATATTGGGTCATGGGATTCATTGATGCGGGAATTTCCTGATGATGAGAATGGCAATGTCTTAGTAGGAGATGTTGTTACTGAAGGTGTAACAAATAGTTTCCTTCATTCATCGGGAAGAATTATCGGTGTTGTCGGCATGGACAATGTTGTGGTTGTAGAAACTGACGATGCGGTCTTAGTGGCGGACCGTAAAAAAACTCAGGATGTTAAAAAACTGGTTGAAGCGCTCAGTAAAGCCGGACGGGAAGAAGTCTCTGTGCATCGTAAGGTATATCGCCCGTGGGGATCTTATGAGCGAATCGATTCCGGTGGTAGATTTCAGGTTAAACGTATTGTTGTAAAACCGGACGGTATACTTTCGTCGCAGATGCACTATCACCGAGCGGAGCATTGGGTTGTTGTCAAAGGAACCGCAATCGTACTTATCGGTGAAAAAGAAATGATGCTTAACGAAGATCAGTCCACATATATTCCTATTGGAGTCAAACATAGGCTTACTAATCCTGGTAAAATAGATCTTGAACTCATTGAAGTACAGACCGGGAGTTATCTTGGAGAAGATGACATTTCACGTTTTGACGATGTTTACGGACGTTCAAAGGAAATGCCTAAGTCGTGAAGCATGCCGTAATTACAGCTCTGTGCGTTGTTTTATTTTCCTCTTTTGCCAGCGGTTGTCTATGGATTGCGGCCGGGGCTGTTGGCGTTGCTGTTGTTACTGCAAATATTGACGAATATCAGAATTCAGGATCCAACAGTACTGGAACAGAAGCTCTTGATGAATATCTTGCGGATGAAAAAGCTGTTGATGACGCTTTGGCAGGAGCTAAATCTGAAAAGATTGAAGTTAAAAAAAATGTGACAATTAGTGATATTATTAACAAGAATGACAGCGAGAGAATAACAAACTGATTTATTCCAGTTTTGGCTTGCTTTGGTCTTTTTATGAAGTATATTAATATTTGAAATGTCGCCTAAAATTATCATGAACCGGAGAAATATTATGCCCGAGAATTCAAAAGAGACAGTACTTGTTGTTGAAAGCAGCCAGACTCAGGTCCGAATTATCACTGAGCATATCGAAAGTCTGACTTATTTTGATACAGTAACAGCTTCTTCGCTTGATGAGGTTGAAGAAATCCTTGAAAACAATGGAGAGGATGTCTTTATAGCTGTACTTAACCTGAATATCAAGGGAGCTCCGGACGGTGAAGCCGTAGATTATGTTCTTTCACGTAAGATTCCATGCATTATTTTAACTTCAACTTTCGATGAAAAAATTCGTAACCGATTTATTGAAAAGAATGTTCTTGATTATTTCAACAAGGGAAATAGTAATGGTCTTGACGATATGGTTTCTTTGATCCGTAGAGTTCATTCAAACAGCGATATTAAAGTTGTTGTTGCTGAAGATAACGGAACAGCCAGAAAAGTTATGTGTAAACTGCTTGAGCGGCTTAATTTTAACGTTTTTGCCGCTGAAGATGGATCTAAAGCCCTAGCGTATATTCGTGCTAATCCTGATGTTCAACTTTTACTTACTGATTATGAAATGCCTGAGCTTGATGGATTTGAACTGGTTGCGGAGGTTCGTAAAACTCATACCAGAGATCAATTGGCTATCCTTGGGGTTTCTGCTCATGACTCCGGTGCTATTACAGCTAAATTCCTCAAACGCGGGGCTAATGACTTTCTTAAAAAACCTTTTGAGGTGGAAGAATTTTCATGGCGTGTCACTAATAACCTCAATGAACTAGATCGTATCTCTTCAATTAAAGATGCTTACAGTCATGACCCACTGACGGGGTTTGGCAATATGAAGACTTTCCTTGAACAAGGGCGTGAGGTTTTCAATAGCCTTAGTAAACAGGATCGTACTCCCGTTTTAGCCGCATTTAATGTGGATAATTTACTGGAAATAAGCTCTAAATTTGGATGGGATGCAGGGGCTGCCGCTCTAAAAAAAGCTGCTTCGAATCTTGAGCAACAGTCGCTCGGCTGGTTGCTTTCTGCTCGCTGGGATGGTGGTTTTCTTATTTTGGCTGAAGATCCTGAGATCTTGAAGAATGACCTCGTTGCAGCGCAGACAAGCTTTGCAAAGAGTGCCGTCGGTGTTGCCGGAGAAAGATTTAAAGCAACGGCGTCATTTGCTGTTTGCAAAGCCGGAGAAGACAGTCTTGATGCGACTATGTCGAAAGTTGTTACTGTTCTCGATAAGATGCAGTCCATCGGAGTGGATTCTTTCCGCTTTGTGTAGGCAATAATTATGTTGATTTTAAAATGCGCCGCATGTCGGAGAAAACTTTTAAAGTACTACAAGATAGGGCAGGGGGAAGTTCACCGTTGCCATAAAGAGCGGATTAAGAAAGTCTGGAATCTGGAAGAAAAAAGCGGGAAGATTTTCTGCCCATGTGGTAATTCATATGGGATAGATCGCGGCTCATATTACACTATGGATAAGAAGGCTTTTACTTATTCAGGGACAAAAGAGAATAGTTAATATCTTAATGTGGTCATGAGCCTTATAGGGTGTGTAAAAAGTCCCAAGGCATGAGCTATGTCAGAAGCTGCGATATCTGCAGAGCGTGCGGCAATCATAGACATGCATTCCGGGCCTGAGACTACAATTCCAAGGGCTGATTCTTTAAGCATGAGTGCATCGTTGCGACCGTTCCCGATGCATGCACACTTCTTTGCTCCGACTGAATTTATATAATCAAGTTTAGCTTGGTCTTCTGATGTGCCGCTAATGATGTGTATAGCGACAGGTAATTCTGCTAAGTTTTCTTCACATTGTCCGAAAGTGTCGGCTGTCAGCACG
The genomic region above belongs to Desulfovibrio sp. UCD-KL4C and contains:
- a CDS encoding ATPase P, with protein sequence MISLNIPGFGPLNIEHLIMDYNGTIALDGNLTPGIGKIIKELSVDIEVHVLTADTFGQCEENLAELPVAIHIISGTSEDQAKLDYINSVGAKKCACIGNGRNDALMLKESALGIVVSGPECMSMIAARSADIAASDIAHALGLFTHPIRLMTTLRY
- a CDS encoding mannose-1-phosphate guanylyltransferase/mannose-6-phosphate isomerase encodes the protein MIIPVILSGGSGTRLWPLSRKLYPKQLLDLTGNESLLQATANRGCGIKGAGNPIIVCNESHRFIVAEQLREINLHPDTIFLEPEGRNSAPAIAVSAFRVYAENPDGLLLVMPSDHVFKDSAAFYAAVEDGVASAENGDFVLFGIVPTSPETGYGYVRHGDASDANNVLSVKEFVEKPDYKTAQTYLDSGEYFWNSGVFLFKAQVFLDKLKELEPELYEACSLAVEKAHVDLDFVRLHEASFISCPAKSVDYAVMERVTNRVVVSLDSGWSDIGSWDSLMREFPDDENGNVLVGDVVTEGVTNSFLHSSGRIIGVVGMDNVVVVETDDAVLVADRKKTQDVKKLVEALSKAGREEVSVHRKVYRPWGSYERIDSGGRFQVKRIVVKPDGILSSQMHYHRAEHWVVVKGTAIVLIGEKEMMLNEDQSTYIPIGVKHRLTNPGKIDLELIEVQTGSYLGEDDISRFDDVYGRSKEMPKS
- a CDS encoding response regulator, giving the protein MPENSKETVLVVESSQTQVRIITEHIESLTYFDTVTASSLDEVEEILENNGEDVFIAVLNLNIKGAPDGEAVDYVLSRKIPCIILTSTFDEKIRNRFIEKNVLDYFNKGNSNGLDDMVSLIRRVHSNSDIKVVVAEDNGTARKVMCKLLERLNFNVFAAEDGSKALAYIRANPDVQLLLTDYEMPELDGFELVAEVRKTHTRDQLAILGVSAHDSGAITAKFLKRGANDFLKKPFEVEEFSWRVTNNLNELDRISSIKDAYSHDPLTGFGNMKTFLEQGREVFNSLSKQDRTPVLAAFNVDNLLEISSKFGWDAGAAALKKAASNLEQQSLGWLLSARWDGGFLILAEDPEILKNDLVAAQTSFAKSAVGVAGERFKATASFAVCKAGEDSLDATMSKVVTVLDKMQSIGVDSFRFV